One Pieris napi chromosome W, ilPieNapi1.2, whole genome shotgun sequence DNA segment encodes these proteins:
- the LOC125062062 gene encoding uncharacterized protein LOC125062062 isoform X1, whose amino-acid sequence MFPNGRRNGADQILPLHGGGTLETIPCSRVGHVFRSFHPYGLPAHTDTHGINTARMADVWMDEYAELFYLHRPDLRNNPKIGDVTHRKVLREKLKCKSFAWYLQHVYKDKFVPVRDVFGFGRFRNPSGLCLDSLQREGEGSPLGSYPCHNTLEATQYFALSLKGELRDEERCAELQYMRRAPGENEASGRRVLMVTCHGKLRGQRWRYLPSKQLQHIETSLCLTSPREAGGDVTAAKCVPGVEQKWSIDYTEENDFRLDNKGEPSEQELRLQKLRGQRRISRSLLSVNETDQRRHRKSKKKRKKDKFILKLVRRANGSEEHLEVDIYCKHRTLYPNNSFVRDIVSVLNDRDITVINNGRVFEKHRVSPLHTHAHAHKHKSHKEIQPKKVKPDVRVIKTSITEKPVHPVDTAPGVVRLNQDNEKKIIIEDFVEITSKPTLHPKRKRKHHKKILPMINNDVLKPISIEDSPLEDTMTSPRAHSDPERPDDIYKRYDESSDDADDEDKPDTVLSPTEDVRKDFQSVDVSGIDLGKASERTSKLTDATDDSLRMKPDAGVTDDSLTDVTYVKGDTKRYKLMSADDNLIKNYDKLRSEESIAKGTQIQSNDGRPVRLVMRSNLTFNIGDEFFNWKLDADDVANLLGELTMPNKTTERTSTARTARLDSSSESSSQEE is encoded by the exons ATGTTCCCGAATGGGAGAAGAAACGGCGCGGATCAGATATTGCCCCTACATG GCGGCGGTACCCTCGAAACAATTCCATGTTCACGGGTTGGACATGTGTTTCGATCGTTCCATCCATATGGCCTGCCTGCACACACAGACACGCACG GAATTAACACAGCCCGAATGGCCGATGTGTGGATGGATGAATATGctgaattattttatctcCATCGACCAGATTTGAGG AATAACCCAAAAATCGGTGACGTGACACATAGAAAGGTGCTCCGGGAGAAGCTCAAATGCAAGAGCTTCGCGTGGTATCTCCAACATGTTTATAAGGATAAATTTGTGCCCGTCAGAGACGTCTTCGGATTCGGCAG GTTCCGCAATCCGTCCGGTCTCTGCCTGGACAGTCTCCAACGCGAGGGCGAAGGCTCTCCTCTCGGCTCTTACCCTTGTCACAACACCCTCGAAGCCACTCAGTACTTCGCTCTTTCACTGAAAGGAGAACTGAGGGACGAGGAGAGATGCGCTGAATTGCAATATATGAG ACGTGCTCCGGGCGAAAACGAAGCCAGCGGTCGGCGGGTGCTCATGGTCACCTGCCACGGCAAACTGAGAGGCCAG AGATGGCGCTACCTGCCCTCTAAACAGCTTCAGCACATTGAGACTAGCCTATGTCTGACGTCGCCGAGGGAAGCGGGCGGTGACGTCACGGCGGCCAAGTGTGTGCCGGGTGTGGAGCAGAAATGGTCCATAGACTATACTGAGGAGAATGACTTTAGACTTGACA aTAAAGGTGAACCGAGTGAACAAGAACTCAGATTGCAGAAGTTGAGAGGGCAGAG ACGCATCTCCCGTTCTCTATTATCAGTGAACGAAACGGACCAACGTCGACACAGAAAGAGCAAAAAGAAGAGGAAGAAGGATAAGTTTATACTTAAATTGGTGAGAAGAGCGAACGGCAGCGAGGAGCATTTGGAGGTGGATATTTACTGCAAGCATCGAACCCTGTACCCGAATAACAGCTTCGTGAGGGACATCGTCAGCGTGCTCAACGATAGGGATATTACG gtTATCAACAATGGGCGTGTGTTCGAAAAACATCGAGTCTCACCACTCCATACGCATGCGCACGCACATAAACACAAATCG CACAAAGAAATCCAGCCGAAGAAAGTGAAACCGGACGTTCGAGTGATAAAAACGAGTATAACCGAGAAACCGGTTCACCCGGTCGACACCGCCCCGGGCGTTGTGCGGTTGAACCAGGATAACGAGAAGAAGATTATTATTGAGGATTTCGTGGAGATCACTTCGAAGCCCACTCTCCACCCTAAG AGAAAACGAAAACATCACAAGAAAATACTACCGATGAttaa TAACGATGTGTTAAAACCAATATCGATTGAGGACTCGCCGTTAGAAGACACGATGACTTCGCCACGGGCGCATTCAG ATCCCGAACGACCGGATGATATTTATAAACGTTACGATGAGAGCAGCGATGACGCCGATGATGAAGACAAACCGGACACAGTTCTATCACCGACGGAGGACGTTCGTAAAGACTTCCAAAGCGTCGATGTGTCCGGAATAGATCTAGGCAAAGCGTCCGAGCGAACGTCAAAGTTGACGGACGCGACGGATGATAGTTTGCGGATGAAGCCGGACGCGGGAGTGACAGATGACAGTCTGACAGATGTGACGTATGTCAAAGGTGACACAAAGAGATACAAATTAATGAGTGCTGAtgataatttgattaaaaattatgataaactACGCAGCGAGGAGAGCATCGCTAAGGGGACGCAGATACAG TCGAACGACGGTCGTCCCGTCCGTCTGGTGATGAGATCGAATCTGACTTTCAACATCGGCGATGAGTTCTTCAACTGGAAGTTGGACGCTGACGATGTCGC taatCTTCTCGGCGAGTTGACGATGCCGAATAAAACCACGGAACGCACATCGACCGCCAGAACCGCTCGGCTGGACTCGTCTTCCGAGAGTTCCAGCCAAGAGGAGTGA
- the LOC125062062 gene encoding uncharacterized protein LOC125062062 isoform X2: MADVWMDEYAELFYLHRPDLRNNPKIGDVTHRKVLREKLKCKSFAWYLQHVYKDKFVPVRDVFGFGRFRNPSGLCLDSLQREGEGSPLGSYPCHNTLEATQYFALSLKGELRDEERCAELQYMRRAPGENEASGRRVLMVTCHGKLRGQRWRYLPSKQLQHIETSLCLTSPREAGGDVTAAKCVPGVEQKWSIDYTEENDFRLDNKGEPSEQELRLQKLRGQRRISRSLLSVNETDQRRHRKSKKKRKKDKFILKLVRRANGSEEHLEVDIYCKHRTLYPNNSFVRDIVSVLNDRDITVINNGRVFEKHRVSPLHTHAHAHKHKSHKEIQPKKVKPDVRVIKTSITEKPVHPVDTAPGVVRLNQDNEKKIIIEDFVEITSKPTLHPKRKRKHHKKILPMINNDVLKPISIEDSPLEDTMTSPRAHSDPERPDDIYKRYDESSDDADDEDKPDTVLSPTEDVRKDFQSVDVSGIDLGKASERTSKLTDATDDSLRMKPDAGVTDDSLTDVTYVKGDTKRYKLMSADDNLIKNYDKLRSEESIAKGTQIQSNDGRPVRLVMRSNLTFNIGDEFFNWKLDADDVANLLGELTMPNKTTERTSTARTARLDSSSESSSQEE, from the exons ATGGCCGATGTGTGGATGGATGAATATGctgaattattttatctcCATCGACCAGATTTGAGG AATAACCCAAAAATCGGTGACGTGACACATAGAAAGGTGCTCCGGGAGAAGCTCAAATGCAAGAGCTTCGCGTGGTATCTCCAACATGTTTATAAGGATAAATTTGTGCCCGTCAGAGACGTCTTCGGATTCGGCAG GTTCCGCAATCCGTCCGGTCTCTGCCTGGACAGTCTCCAACGCGAGGGCGAAGGCTCTCCTCTCGGCTCTTACCCTTGTCACAACACCCTCGAAGCCACTCAGTACTTCGCTCTTTCACTGAAAGGAGAACTGAGGGACGAGGAGAGATGCGCTGAATTGCAATATATGAG ACGTGCTCCGGGCGAAAACGAAGCCAGCGGTCGGCGGGTGCTCATGGTCACCTGCCACGGCAAACTGAGAGGCCAG AGATGGCGCTACCTGCCCTCTAAACAGCTTCAGCACATTGAGACTAGCCTATGTCTGACGTCGCCGAGGGAAGCGGGCGGTGACGTCACGGCGGCCAAGTGTGTGCCGGGTGTGGAGCAGAAATGGTCCATAGACTATACTGAGGAGAATGACTTTAGACTTGACA aTAAAGGTGAACCGAGTGAACAAGAACTCAGATTGCAGAAGTTGAGAGGGCAGAG ACGCATCTCCCGTTCTCTATTATCAGTGAACGAAACGGACCAACGTCGACACAGAAAGAGCAAAAAGAAGAGGAAGAAGGATAAGTTTATACTTAAATTGGTGAGAAGAGCGAACGGCAGCGAGGAGCATTTGGAGGTGGATATTTACTGCAAGCATCGAACCCTGTACCCGAATAACAGCTTCGTGAGGGACATCGTCAGCGTGCTCAACGATAGGGATATTACG gtTATCAACAATGGGCGTGTGTTCGAAAAACATCGAGTCTCACCACTCCATACGCATGCGCACGCACATAAACACAAATCG CACAAAGAAATCCAGCCGAAGAAAGTGAAACCGGACGTTCGAGTGATAAAAACGAGTATAACCGAGAAACCGGTTCACCCGGTCGACACCGCCCCGGGCGTTGTGCGGTTGAACCAGGATAACGAGAAGAAGATTATTATTGAGGATTTCGTGGAGATCACTTCGAAGCCCACTCTCCACCCTAAG AGAAAACGAAAACATCACAAGAAAATACTACCGATGAttaa TAACGATGTGTTAAAACCAATATCGATTGAGGACTCGCCGTTAGAAGACACGATGACTTCGCCACGGGCGCATTCAG ATCCCGAACGACCGGATGATATTTATAAACGTTACGATGAGAGCAGCGATGACGCCGATGATGAAGACAAACCGGACACAGTTCTATCACCGACGGAGGACGTTCGTAAAGACTTCCAAAGCGTCGATGTGTCCGGAATAGATCTAGGCAAAGCGTCCGAGCGAACGTCAAAGTTGACGGACGCGACGGATGATAGTTTGCGGATGAAGCCGGACGCGGGAGTGACAGATGACAGTCTGACAGATGTGACGTATGTCAAAGGTGACACAAAGAGATACAAATTAATGAGTGCTGAtgataatttgattaaaaattatgataaactACGCAGCGAGGAGAGCATCGCTAAGGGGACGCAGATACAG TCGAACGACGGTCGTCCCGTCCGTCTGGTGATGAGATCGAATCTGACTTTCAACATCGGCGATGAGTTCTTCAACTGGAAGTTGGACGCTGACGATGTCGC taatCTTCTCGGCGAGTTGACGATGCCGAATAAAACCACGGAACGCACATCGACCGCCAGAACCGCTCGGCTGGACTCGTCTTCCGAGAGTTCCAGCCAAGAGGAGTGA